A single Leptospira barantonii DNA region contains:
- the gpmI gene encoding 2,3-bisphosphoglycerate-independent phosphoglycerate mutase yields MKLSKKYTFRSRKVLLVILDGVGYSPKGPEFGNAIAGAKLPFLNQVWNQSPTLHIQAHGKAVGMPSDEDMGNSEVGHNVLGSGRIFDQGAKLVSNSIASKDIFRGQAWKEVIENVNKNNSTLHLLGLFSDGNVHAHIDHTKALILQAIEEKVSKIRLHILLDGRDVPEKSALDYLNPFETWLDSLRKNGTDIRIASGGGRMTITMDRYEADWSMVERGWAIHVKGEGRKFSSAKEAIETFRAEDPKVIDQYLPSFVIADNDNPVGKIQDKDSVIFTNFRGDRAIEISLALTQKNFDKFDRGALPEITYAGIMQYDGDLKLPERFLVAPPAIDRTLGEYMANSGVAQYALSETQKYGHVTYFWNGNKSGYFDQSSEEYREILSDVIPFDQSPEMKALLITEALEKALSENKQDFYRVNYANGDMVGHTGNYPATVQAMEFLDGCVERLWKACEKQNVILMITADHGNADEMYQLDKKGNVEKDSHGKPVPKTSHTLNSVPFSVLDPEKKIQLNSKISNAGLANVAATILDVMGYETPEGYHSSLILN; encoded by the coding sequence ATGAAGCTCTCAAAGAAATATACCTTTCGGTCTAGAAAGGTTTTACTCGTTATATTAGACGGCGTCGGATACTCTCCGAAAGGCCCGGAATTCGGAAATGCGATCGCAGGCGCGAAGCTCCCCTTTTTAAATCAGGTATGGAATCAATCTCCCACTCTTCACATTCAGGCTCACGGAAAAGCAGTCGGTATGCCTTCCGATGAGGACATGGGAAATTCGGAAGTCGGTCATAACGTTCTCGGTTCGGGGAGAATTTTCGATCAGGGAGCCAAGCTGGTTTCCAACTCGATCGCAAGCAAAGATATTTTCCGAGGTCAAGCATGGAAAGAAGTTATAGAAAACGTTAACAAAAATAATTCCACCTTACACCTGTTAGGTCTTTTTTCGGACGGCAACGTTCACGCTCATATCGATCATACAAAAGCGCTGATCCTCCAAGCAATCGAGGAAAAGGTTTCGAAGATTAGACTTCATATTCTTTTGGACGGAAGAGACGTTCCCGAAAAATCCGCATTAGATTATTTGAATCCTTTTGAAACCTGGTTGGATTCGTTGAGAAAAAACGGAACCGACATTCGAATCGCCTCCGGCGGAGGAAGAATGACGATTACGATGGATCGTTACGAAGCCGATTGGTCGATGGTGGAAAGAGGTTGGGCGATCCACGTAAAGGGTGAAGGTAGAAAATTCTCCTCCGCAAAAGAAGCGATCGAAACATTCCGTGCGGAAGATCCGAAAGTGATCGATCAGTATCTTCCTTCTTTTGTGATCGCGGATAACGACAATCCGGTCGGTAAAATTCAGGACAAGGACTCGGTGATATTTACGAACTTCCGCGGAGACAGAGCGATCGAAATCTCTTTGGCATTGACACAAAAGAATTTCGACAAGTTTGATCGAGGCGCGCTTCCCGAGATCACCTATGCGGGAATCATGCAATACGACGGAGATTTGAAACTTCCCGAAAGATTCTTAGTCGCTCCTCCCGCCATCGATCGGACGTTAGGCGAATACATGGCGAACTCCGGAGTCGCTCAATACGCGTTATCCGAAACACAAAAATACGGACACGTCACCTATTTTTGGAACGGTAACAAAAGCGGCTATTTCGATCAAAGTTCGGAAGAATATCGCGAAATTCTTTCCGACGTGATTCCGTTTGATCAAAGCCCGGAAATGAAAGCCCTACTCATCACCGAAGCGCTTGAAAAAGCTTTGAGCGAAAACAAACAGGATTTTTACAGAGTGAACTACGCAAACGGAGACATGGTAGGTCATACCGGAAATTATCCGGCCACGGTTCAAGCTATGGAATTCTTAGACGGATGTGTCGAACGTCTTTGGAAAGCATGCGAAAAACAGAATGTGATTCTGATGATAACCGCCGATCATGGAAACGCGGACGAGATGTATCAATTGGACAAAAAAGGAAACGTGGAAAAGGATTCTCACGGCAAACCGGTTCCTAAAACGAGCCATACACTCAACTCGGTTCCATTCTCCGTTTTAGATCCCGAAAAAAAGATTCAGTTGAATTCCAAAATTTCCAATGCCGGTCTTGCAAACGTCGCGGCTACGATTCTGGACGTGATGGGATACGAAACTCCGGAAGGATATCATTCTTCCCTGATTCTAAATTAA
- a CDS encoding DUF1554 domain-containing protein, which produces MDFSKGGIGAFLNILPAILPVDDSPFDSTAFPAFIAEGQSTSVKLTLKTRAASVEQYNLAWADTSAGSTVDQVSITYTGSNTITVTVSAIDNDCLDDSVILNATRISDSKVFALKLPVTDRDRCIFLASNSSTPGVTGAGFTASLGGISGADAKCQAEKPSALPGTASEYKALLGIEGSRNPTKAGTAEVDWPLKSGIRYFSYSAQAPEGALIATAVSNGIGTGSAIFSFPLNSSINHSTDTSTLSFWTGMNSTFYPLVGTYTCSNYTDGTTGYGYDGVQNSTSSSAISSYYFSCTTPARLICVRQ; this is translated from the coding sequence ATGGATTTTTCCAAAGGGGGAATCGGAGCATTTCTGAATATTCTCCCTGCCATTTTACCGGTGGATGACAGTCCGTTTGATTCGACCGCATTTCCCGCTTTTATTGCGGAAGGACAATCTACCTCCGTAAAACTTACGCTTAAGACAAGGGCCGCATCCGTGGAACAATACAATCTTGCCTGGGCGGATACTTCCGCGGGTTCCACCGTCGATCAAGTCAGTATTACGTATACCGGTTCCAATACGATCACTGTGACCGTGAGTGCGATCGATAACGATTGTTTGGACGATTCGGTTATCTTGAACGCGACTCGAATTTCCGATTCCAAGGTGTTCGCATTAAAACTTCCGGTTACGGATCGGGATCGTTGTATTTTTCTCGCGAGCAATTCTTCCACGCCGGGAGTTACCGGGGCCGGATTTACGGCAAGTCTGGGGGGAATTTCGGGTGCGGACGCAAAGTGTCAGGCAGAAAAACCTTCCGCTTTACCGGGAACCGCATCCGAGTATAAGGCATTACTTGGAATTGAAGGATCTAGAAATCCGACCAAAGCCGGAACTGCGGAAGTGGATTGGCCGCTCAAATCCGGGATTCGTTATTTTTCTTACAGCGCTCAAGCTCCGGAAGGAGCTCTGATTGCAACGGCAGTCAGCAATGGAATCGGAACGGGAAGCGCGATCTTTTCGTTTCCTCTTAACTCGAGCATCAATCATTCAACGGATACTTCAACCCTGAGTTTTTGGACCGGGATGAATAGTACATTCTATCCTCTTGTGGGAACATATACTTGTTCGAATTATACGGATGGAACCACTGGTTACGGTTACGACGGAGTACAAAACTCGACGAGTTCTTCGGCGATATCGAGTTATTATTTCAGTTGTACAACCCCTGCCCGTTTGATCTGCGTGCGTCAGTAG
- a CDS encoding LA_0442/LA_0875 N-terminal domain-containing protein, whose product MSRIAKVLTSSGAFILAFAISLPLSASTIILKNGKTLQGKIVNQSRTEVQIEINGKVQTISKTEISEINLKDPKKEDKKVVTKQTDTTKTEEPPTPSTWKETKWTITARSAILPGWGQWKVGQKKWAAISLVLFAGAALYANNAREKAATEENTYKTNSIAITAIAFSDPNLNPVTSDETVRATALVARVLTTATLTNPYFSAYDRATSQYNQAQWLLGAVYGLQLIHTFLFARDYEKMQALLSDPNPEGWKFTASVVRSPISGLTEITPTAAYTVKF is encoded by the coding sequence ATGTCTCGAATAGCCAAAGTTCTTACTTCTTCGGGAGCCTTCATTCTGGCTTTTGCAATCTCCTTACCACTTTCAGCGAGTACGATTATTCTGAAGAATGGAAAAACTCTTCAAGGTAAGATTGTGAATCAATCCCGGACCGAAGTTCAAATCGAGATCAACGGAAAAGTGCAGACGATTTCCAAAACCGAGATCTCAGAAATCAATTTGAAAGATCCGAAAAAAGAAGATAAGAAAGTCGTCACAAAACAAACCGATACTACAAAAACCGAAGAACCTCCTACTCCTTCCACTTGGAAAGAAACGAAATGGACGATCACCGCGAGATCCGCGATTCTTCCGGGATGGGGCCAATGGAAAGTTGGTCAAAAAAAATGGGCGGCGATTAGCCTTGTGTTGTTCGCCGGCGCGGCGTTATACGCAAACAATGCTAGGGAAAAGGCCGCTACGGAAGAGAATACTTACAAAACGAATTCGATTGCAATTACCGCGATCGCATTCAGCGACCCGAATTTAAACCCGGTTACTTCCGACGAAACGGTTCGCGCGACGGCTTTGGTTGCGAGGGTTTTAACGACCGCAACTCTTACAAATCCGTATTTCAGCGCTTACGATCGTGCCACAAGCCAATACAATCAAGCACAATGGCTTTTAGGCGCCGTTTACGGCCTACAATTGATTCATACATTTCTGTTCGCAAGAGATTACGAGAAGATGCAGGCGCTTCTTTCGGATCCGAATCCGGAAGGTTGGAAATTTACGGCGTCCGTCGTAAGAAGTCCGATCAGCGGTCTTACGGAAATCACTCCGACCGCCGCTTATACGGTTAAATTCTAA
- a CDS encoding RNA polymerase sigma factor: MAHTSELEKLYNHNKDDLFHYIKKSFYDENSAQDILHDSFLNFFRYYENKDIPDPTSCRMILFRIARNLIINHAKSYYQRNVSLVGEDTGNNFASKSPSPESSVMEKMDQSDVKNTMDSLLEAISPEYKEALLLRYQQDLKLDEISKILGMSISGVSRLIERAEKALAQEGKKIGFQPGNYI, encoded by the coding sequence GTGGCACATACTTCCGAGTTAGAAAAGCTCTATAACCACAACAAAGATGATTTATTTCATTATATAAAAAAATCGTTCTACGACGAAAATTCCGCGCAAGACATTCTGCACGATTCGTTCCTAAACTTTTTTCGATATTATGAGAATAAGGACATTCCTGATCCGACTTCCTGCAGAATGATTCTTTTTAGAATCGCCAGGAATTTAATTATTAACCACGCAAAATCTTATTATCAAAGAAATGTGTCGTTAGTCGGTGAAGATACCGGCAATAATTTTGCGTCTAAATCCCCAAGCCCCGAATCGTCAGTGATGGAAAAAATGGACCAATCCGACGTGAAAAACACTATGGATTCTCTTTTGGAAGCAATTTCTCCGGAATATAAAGAAGCTCTCTTGTTAAGATATCAGCAGGATCTAAAATTGGATGAAATTTCTAAGATTCTCGGGATGAGCATATCCGGAGTATCGAGATTGATTGAAAGGGCAGAAAAGGCCTTAGCACAAGAAGGCAAAAAAATTGGGTTTCAACCCGGAAATTACATATAA
- a CDS encoding FecR family protein, with product MEKKINTPEFEGYARLLGEKDSVSQLPAFDPSWIGKKPRFTVEDKIMSVPTDTKILHFPKTAWLAAAAVLLLTIGGAWFSLRTPKPETEIVQGTPLKAAVVFVKGEASVMREVETKLHQGDLLNESDIILTKAGGAVDIGLTDSSVIRVKEKSRLILKELRENNGSQIRMNLAAGRLLNVVEKEKKGSNFYVETPSAVAAVRGTSFEVIASESESVVFVAEGAVEVTSLNASKKVYILEATKLVTVNKDGEVESIDLSKLNTTLPEYKDMKKNLGTLDSELLSDVQNLKTAKTEEELSKIYDLSIEHIIMKDGRELRGVVVSQKKGKLVVQTLKGSYILDEEAVDKIKY from the coding sequence ATGGAAAAAAAGATAAATACTCCCGAATTTGAAGGATACGCGCGACTCCTTGGAGAAAAGGACTCTGTATCTCAACTCCCGGCTTTCGATCCTAGTTGGATCGGAAAGAAGCCTCGCTTTACCGTGGAGGACAAAATAATGAGTGTTCCGACTGATACAAAAATTCTTCATTTTCCAAAGACTGCCTGGTTAGCGGCGGCGGCCGTTTTATTGCTTACGATCGGAGGAGCTTGGTTTAGCCTTAGAACTCCGAAACCGGAAACCGAAATCGTTCAAGGCACCCCTTTGAAAGCGGCGGTAGTTTTCGTAAAAGGCGAAGCGTCCGTGATGAGAGAGGTGGAAACGAAGTTACACCAAGGTGATCTTCTGAATGAGTCCGACATCATTCTTACGAAAGCGGGTGGTGCGGTCGATATCGGATTAACCGATTCGAGCGTGATTCGCGTAAAAGAAAAGAGTAGATTGATTCTTAAAGAACTTAGAGAAAACAACGGTTCTCAGATTCGAATGAACTTGGCCGCAGGTAGATTGTTGAATGTGGTCGAGAAAGAGAAAAAAGGAAGCAACTTCTACGTAGAAACTCCTTCAGCGGTTGCGGCGGTGAGAGGAACTTCCTTCGAAGTGATCGCATCCGAAAGCGAATCCGTGGTTTTCGTGGCGGAAGGTGCGGTTGAAGTAACTTCTCTGAACGCTTCTAAAAAGGTTTATATCTTGGAAGCTACGAAGCTCGTTACCGTAAACAAAGACGGTGAAGTTGAATCCATCGATCTTTCCAAGTTGAATACGACTCTTCCTGAATACAAAGATATGAAGAAGAATCTCGGAACTCTGGATAGCGAACTTCTTTCCGATGTGCAGAACTTGAAAACCGCTAAAACGGAAGAAGAGTTGAGCAAGATCTACGATCTTAGCATCGAACACATCATCATGAAAGACGGAAGAGAATTGAGAGGGGTTGTGGTTTCCCAAAAGAAAGGTAAACTTGTGGTTCAAACCCTGAAAGGATCTTATATCCTGGATGAAGAAGCGGTAGATAAGATTAAGTATTGA
- a CDS encoding DoxX family protein: MIARFFSTQESLSPLFLRIGLAVCIFPHGAQKLLGWFGGVGYEASMDFLTNTAGFPAALAFLAIVSEFFGSIALVLGLFTRLSAFGITCTLVVAGWTHREIGFFMNWFGNQGGEGFEYHILAVSMGIALIIFGAGSWSIDSWIDERIPS; encoded by the coding sequence ATGATCGCACGTTTCTTTTCCACTCAAGAATCACTTTCTCCTCTTTTTCTAAGAATCGGTCTCGCGGTTTGTATCTTCCCGCACGGCGCGCAAAAACTTTTGGGATGGTTCGGTGGAGTCGGCTACGAAGCTTCGATGGATTTTCTGACGAACACGGCCGGATTCCCCGCCGCGCTTGCATTCTTAGCAATCGTCTCGGAATTTTTCGGTTCCATCGCCCTGGTCCTGGGACTGTTTACGAGACTTTCCGCATTCGGAATCACGTGCACCTTGGTTGTGGCGGGTTGGACTCACAGAGAAATCGGATTTTTTATGAACTGGTTCGGCAATCAAGGTGGAGAAGGATTTGAATATCATATACTCGCGGTTTCTATGGGAATCGCATTGATAATTTTCGGCGCTGGCTCTTGGTCTATCGATTCTTGGATAGACGAGCGCATTCCTTCTTAA
- a CDS encoding ABC-F family ATP-binding cassette domain-containing protein: MLQFIDIKHQYASAVLFDGFSWHIKPGARVCLVGPNGSGKSTLFRIAEGKFVPDNGSVARSKNTEISVFQQIPDFDPEAKVIDTALAKHKHYKEYSERLNEINRKFDLIPHDSKEFTELLDEQSSLEEYAFTYGVHELESKARKVLGGLGFSNVQMEMKVREFSPGYQHRLGLAITLLNPGNLLLLDEPTNHLDNASKDWLADYLNSTGQSFVLVTHDPEFLNSTCDTIAELSPSGVIEFRGTLEEYFEHKNELQEKLQAQFEKEESYLKKRMEWIDRFRAQATKARQVQSALKKLEKRDKVDAPQESFWNSKSDYKFNFISSGRITARIEEGSFSYSGKPPYVFSNANLEISAGDKIAVVGPNGAGKSTFLRCLLEIHKLTSGKIYYGPKTKIGYFSQNHHEELDSSKNLLQTVMSAYPDLTEQQARSLLGYFSFSDDSVYKQTSLLSGGEQSRLRLALLVRLPANSIFLDEPTNHLDLVVRDNLRRALMAYEGSLLIISHDPEFLKDLCNRTISVDNGQIRDYNCTFSDYLKYNLDETESSKPQNGNSSQKKEDSTQTRSKKNADKNRIKKIQKDLEQIEAKIELLEKSKKNLEEVLADPGFFKNRSYQLELDNLNEAKNEITRLTSDWESLQLELEELSGPV, encoded by the coding sequence TTGCTCCAGTTCATCGACATAAAACATCAATATGCTTCTGCCGTTTTGTTCGACGGCTTTTCGTGGCATATCAAACCGGGCGCGCGCGTTTGTCTTGTCGGACCGAACGGTTCCGGCAAATCCACATTGTTCCGAATCGCGGAAGGTAAATTCGTCCCCGATAACGGAAGTGTAGCAAGATCCAAAAACACGGAAATCTCCGTATTCCAACAGATTCCCGATTTCGATCCCGAAGCAAAGGTGATCGATACTGCATTAGCAAAACATAAACATTATAAGGAATATTCGGAAAGACTCAACGAGATCAATCGTAAGTTCGATCTCATTCCTCACGACTCGAAGGAGTTTACCGAACTTTTGGACGAACAAAGTTCTCTGGAAGAATACGCGTTTACTTACGGAGTCCACGAGTTGGAATCCAAGGCTCGCAAGGTTTTAGGAGGATTAGGTTTTTCGAATGTTCAAATGGAAATGAAAGTCCGCGAATTTTCTCCGGGATATCAGCACCGTTTGGGTCTTGCGATCACACTTTTAAACCCGGGCAACTTACTTCTGTTAGACGAACCTACGAACCACTTGGACAACGCGTCCAAGGATTGGCTCGCGGACTATTTGAATTCGACCGGACAATCCTTCGTACTTGTAACACACGATCCTGAATTCTTAAATTCCACCTGTGATACGATCGCGGAACTTTCTCCTTCGGGAGTGATCGAATTTCGAGGAACTCTTGAAGAATACTTCGAACACAAGAACGAACTTCAGGAAAAACTTCAGGCTCAATTCGAAAAGGAAGAATCTTATCTCAAAAAGAGAATGGAATGGATCGATCGTTTTCGCGCGCAAGCGACCAAAGCGAGACAGGTTCAATCCGCTCTTAAGAAACTTGAAAAAAGGGATAAGGTGGACGCTCCGCAGGAATCGTTTTGGAATTCCAAATCGGATTATAAATTCAATTTTATTTCTTCGGGAAGAATCACCGCAAGAATCGAAGAAGGTTCGTTTTCCTATTCCGGCAAACCTCCTTACGTTTTCAGCAACGCCAATCTCGAAATTTCTGCGGGTGATAAGATCGCCGTGGTAGGTCCGAACGGCGCGGGAAAGTCCACTTTTCTAAGATGTTTATTAGAAATTCATAAATTAACTTCCGGTAAAATATACTACGGACCGAAAACGAAGATCGGTTATTTTTCGCAAAACCATCACGAGGAATTGGATTCTTCCAAGAATCTTTTGCAAACCGTGATGAGCGCTTATCCCGATCTAACGGAACAACAGGCTCGAAGTCTTCTCGGTTATTTTTCGTTTTCGGACGATTCCGTTTACAAGCAAACAAGTTTGCTTTCCGGGGGAGAACAAAGTAGACTTCGCCTTGCTTTGCTCGTTCGTCTTCCGGCTAATTCGATTTTTTTAGACGAGCCGACGAACCACTTGGATTTGGTCGTTCGCGACAATCTCAGAAGAGCCCTTATGGCATATGAAGGTTCTCTTTTGATCATTTCTCACGATCCCGAATTCTTAAAGGATCTTTGCAATCGAACGATCTCGGTGGACAACGGACAAATCCGCGATTATAACTGTACGTTTTCGGATTATCTCAAATACAATCTGGATGAAACGGAATCTTCTAAGCCGCAGAACGGAAATTCTTCACAGAAAAAAGAGGATTCGACTCAGACAAGATCCAAAAAGAACGCGGATAAGAATCGAATCAAAAAAATTCAAAAAGATCTGGAACAGATCGAAGCCAAGATAGAACTTTTGGAAAAGTCCAAAAAGAATCTGGAAGAAGTGTTGGCCGATCCGGGCTTTTTTAAGAATCGAAGTTATCAATTGGAACTGGACAATCTAAACGAGGCAAAAAACGAAATCACTCGTTTGACTTCGGACTGGGAATCGCTTCAATTGGAACTCGAAGAACTTTCCGGACCCGTCTAA
- a CDS encoding rhodanese-like domain-containing protein, whose amino-acid sequence MTPKELKTRLDQRKAGQDSFFLLDVRNPNEVEISTIEGTDLLIPVGDLPNRVSEINPWKESGKDVIVYCRSGGRSGMACGILKQSGFSKVHNVEGGILLYSDEVDSSLAKY is encoded by the coding sequence ATGACACCGAAAGAACTAAAAACAAGATTGGATCAAAGAAAAGCGGGACAGGATTCATTCTTTTTACTCGACGTCAGAAATCCGAACGAAGTGGAAATCAGCACCATCGAAGGAACCGATCTTTTGATTCCGGTAGGAGATCTTCCGAACAGAGTTTCCGAAATCAATCCTTGGAAAGAATCGGGTAAGGACGTGATCGTATATTGTCGTTCCGGCGGACGTTCCGGAATGGCCTGCGGAATTCTGAAACAATCCGGCTTTTCAAAGGTGCATAACGTGGAAGGTGGAATTCTTCTTTATTCGGACGAAGTCGATTCTTCTCTCGCTAAATATTAA
- a CDS encoding TetR/AcrR family transcriptional regulator: MTTAVRHKRRSRNSLNRENIVQVAMEILQEEGIEGLSMRKIAEKLDCSVASPYSHFKSQEEIIQVLIAKGETELTQLLRNAQRNGKNSFEKLAGIARAYWDFSLNNKELHKVMFNTVHGHMHRKAFPSLPTSYRVFLETIRNGCASKEFKLPKAEYPAIARMMWGWMYGLMVLDLTNMLKRRRGGKDDPLDEGFLYFRRILLGE, from the coding sequence ATGACAACTGCAGTTCGACACAAAAGAAGATCCAGAAACAGCCTCAACCGTGAAAACATCGTTCAGGTTGCGATGGAGATCCTACAAGAAGAAGGAATCGAAGGTCTTTCGATGAGAAAGATCGCCGAAAAGTTGGACTGCAGTGTAGCGAGCCCCTATTCTCACTTTAAAAGTCAGGAAGAAATCATTCAGGTTCTCATCGCAAAGGGTGAAACCGAACTTACGCAACTTCTTAGAAACGCGCAGAGAAACGGAAAGAATTCCTTTGAAAAACTCGCGGGAATCGCAAGAGCGTACTGGGATTTTTCTCTGAACAACAAGGAACTTCACAAAGTGATGTTCAACACGGTTCACGGTCATATGCACCGCAAGGCGTTCCCAAGTCTTCCCACAAGCTACAGAGTATTTTTAGAAACGATCCGAAACGGATGCGCGAGCAAAGAATTCAAACTTCCCAAAGCGGAATATCCCGCGATCGCAAGAATGATGTGGGGTTGGATGTACGGTTTGATGGTTTTGGATCTTACGAATATGCTCAAACGTCGCAGAGGCGGTAAAGACGATCCGTTGGACGAAGGCTTTTTGTATTTCCGAAGAATTCTTCTCGGCGAATAA
- a CDS encoding acyl-CoA desaturase, translated as MVPILILFFAHWFGSVFAQTFFLHRYAAHAMFSMNRRWEKFFHLLTMILQGPSYLNPYGYAVLHRMHHSYSDTEEDPHSPHFSKNAFDMMIKTKHIYDDFAYDRIPAKSEFTRDFIPRWKSIDMLGQNWWFRIGFGSLYAFYYIAFVPDGQWAWYLLLPIHWLMGPIHGAIVNWGGHKYGYRNHFKTQDESKNMLPIDFLTMGELYQNNHHGHPTSPNFAYKWWEVDFCFQIMKGLHKVGIININRDVWTTRGRVPVSKAA; from the coding sequence ATGGTCCCCATTTTAATTTTATTTTTTGCACACTGGTTCGGTTCGGTTTTCGCCCAAACCTTCTTTTTACACAGATACGCGGCACACGCGATGTTTTCGATGAATCGCAGATGGGAAAAATTCTTCCATCTGTTAACGATGATTCTCCAAGGTCCTTCTTATCTGAACCCGTATGGGTATGCGGTTCTGCATAGAATGCACCATTCTTACAGCGATACGGAAGAGGATCCGCATTCTCCCCATTTTTCAAAGAATGCGTTCGATATGATGATCAAAACCAAACATATCTACGACGATTTCGCATATGACCGAATTCCCGCAAAATCGGAATTTACGAGAGATTTCATTCCTCGCTGGAAATCCATCGATATGCTCGGTCAGAATTGGTGGTTCCGAATCGGTTTCGGTTCTCTGTATGCGTTTTATTACATTGCATTCGTCCCCGACGGACAATGGGCTTGGTATCTTCTATTGCCGATTCATTGGCTGATGGGACCGATTCACGGGGCGATCGTCAACTGGGGCGGACATAAATACGGTTATAGAAATCACTTTAAGACCCAAGACGAGTCTAAGAATATGTTACCGATCGACTTTTTGACTATGGGAGAATTGTATCAGAACAATCACCACGGTCATCCGACCTCTCCAAACTTCGCATATAAATGGTGGGAAGTGGATTTTTGCTTTCAGATCATGAAGGGGTTGCATAAAGTTGGGATCATAAACATAAATCGAGACGTTTGGACGACACGAGGAAGAGTCCCGGTTTCCAAAGCGGCTTAA
- a CDS encoding acetoacetate decarboxylase: MVAKKAVKKKSVGSPTSKSSKKAAPVSKNGKAKSGKSVGLSKKSETSAKHFPAPWNLKGEGFLFPLWAKKDYNREMCFFSDEDSKQYRGGLGSIMLVNYETSDVGPYYELLYIPGNFEYKGESYKRITRIFVSSQKSVEEGILNWAIPKERADFTWMKEGNLTKISAYRNGKEFFRVVIATKGFSFPVSTKILPYTLLQKAPYGYLQTQFIGKGKGKIAKIQEIWSDEAVFPDAIKGGVFKTGIHSVPFELVFPVADKID, from the coding sequence GTGGTAGCAAAGAAGGCTGTAAAAAAGAAATCTGTAGGATCTCCTACTTCCAAATCCTCGAAGAAGGCGGCTCCGGTTTCCAAAAACGGAAAAGCAAAATCCGGAAAATCGGTAGGACTTTCAAAGAAATCCGAAACTTCCGCAAAACACTTTCCGGCTCCTTGGAACTTAAAGGGAGAAGGTTTTCTATTCCCGCTCTGGGCCAAAAAAGATTACAACCGAGAGATGTGCTTTTTCTCCGACGAAGATTCCAAACAATACAGAGGCGGGCTTGGATCGATCATGCTCGTCAACTACGAGACAAGCGACGTCGGACCTTATTACGAACTTCTTTATATTCCCGGAAACTTTGAATACAAGGGCGAGAGCTACAAAAGAATCACGAGAATTTTCGTTTCCAGTCAGAAATCGGTGGAAGAGGGAATTCTAAACTGGGCGATTCCAAAGGAAAGAGCTGACTTCACTTGGATGAAGGAAGGAAATCTTACCAAGATATCCGCGTATAGAAACGGAAAAGAATTCTTCCGCGTGGTAATCGCGACCAAAGGTTTTTCATTTCCGGTTTCCACAAAAATTCTTCCTTACACACTTTTGCAAAAAGCGCCTTACGGTTATCTGCAAACTCAGTTTATCGGAAAAGGTAAGGGAAAAATCGCAAAAATCCAAGAGATCTGGAGCGACGAGGCCGTGTTCCCGGACGCGATCAAGGGCGGAGTTTTTAAAACGGGAATTCATTCGGTTCCTTTTGAATTGGTTTTTCCGGTTGCGGATAAGATCGACTGA